The Brenneria rubrifaciens genome has a window encoding:
- the oppA gene encoding oligopeptide ABC transporter substrate-binding protein OppA has translation MTLMTTRKRLAVSSIVTLLCVTATGQTWAATVPAGVQLAEKQELVRNNGAEVASLDPHKIEGVPESNVSRDLLEGLVISDANGKVIPGVAESWDNKDFKVWTFHLRKEARWSNGDPVTAQDFVYSWQRLADPKTASPYASYLQYGHLANIDDIISGKKTPDTLGVKALDDHTLEVTLSEAVPYFYKLPIHPALSPVNKAVVEKYGEKWTQSQNWVGNGAYKLKEWIVNEKLVLERNPQYWDNTDTVINQVTYLPIASEVTDVNRYRSGEIDMTNNSLPIELFQKLKREIPQEVKVNPYLCTYYYEINNQKAPFDDVRVRTALRLGLSQDILTNKVKNQGDIPAYGFVPPYIDGITSVRPEWFSWPQEKRNQQAKKLLAEAGYTTDKPLTLNLLYNTSDLHKKMAIAAASIWKQNIGVNIKLENQEWKTFLDSRHQGSYDLARGGWCADYNEPSSFLNTMLSNSSNNTSHFKNSDFDALFAKSLQVKTNEERAAIYQRAETLLDKDAVIVPVYYYANIRLVKPYVGGLTGRDPLDNVYVKDLYIIKH, from the coding sequence ATGACACTCATGACTACAAGAAAAAGGCTCGCCGTCAGTAGTATAGTAACGCTGCTATGCGTAACGGCAACGGGGCAGACTTGGGCGGCTACTGTCCCTGCCGGTGTGCAACTGGCGGAAAAGCAGGAACTGGTGCGAAACAATGGCGCGGAGGTGGCTTCGTTAGATCCGCATAAAATCGAAGGCGTACCCGAGTCGAATGTGTCACGCGATCTGCTTGAGGGGTTGGTGATTTCGGATGCGAACGGCAAAGTGATCCCCGGCGTGGCGGAAAGTTGGGATAACAAAGATTTCAAAGTGTGGACGTTTCATTTGCGCAAAGAGGCGCGCTGGTCAAACGGTGATCCCGTCACGGCGCAGGATTTCGTTTACAGTTGGCAGCGTCTGGCCGATCCCAAAACCGCATCGCCTTATGCCAGCTATCTGCAATATGGTCATTTGGCTAATATCGATGACATCATCTCCGGCAAGAAAACGCCGGATACGCTAGGGGTAAAAGCCCTGGATGATCATACGCTGGAAGTCACGCTTTCCGAAGCGGTGCCTTATTTCTATAAATTGCCGATTCATCCAGCTTTGTCACCCGTGAATAAAGCGGTGGTCGAAAAGTATGGTGAAAAATGGACGCAGTCGCAAAACTGGGTCGGCAATGGCGCCTATAAGCTGAAAGAATGGATCGTGAATGAAAAATTAGTGCTGGAGCGTAACCCACAATATTGGGATAACACCGATACTGTGATTAATCAGGTCACCTATCTGCCGATTGCGTCCGAAGTGACCGATGTTAACCGCTACCGCAGCGGTGAAATCGATATGACCAACAATTCCCTGCCGATTGAGCTGTTCCAGAAGCTGAAAAGAGAGATCCCGCAGGAAGTGAAGGTCAATCCTTATTTGTGTACTTATTACTACGAAATCAATAATCAGAAAGCGCCATTTGATGATGTTCGGGTCAGAACCGCGCTGCGTTTGGGGTTGAGCCAGGATATTTTAACCAATAAGGTCAAAAATCAGGGCGATATTCCCGCTTATGGCTTTGTTCCTCCCTATATTGACGGGATAACCTCGGTACGACCGGAGTGGTTTAGCTGGCCGCAGGAAAAACGTAATCAGCAGGCGAAAAAACTGCTGGCTGAAGCAGGGTATACCACAGATAAGCCGTTGACCCTCAATCTGTTATATAACACCTCTGATTTGCATAAGAAGATGGCGATTGCGGCGGCGTCAATCTGGAAACAGAACATTGGTGTAAATATCAAGCTGGAGAATCAGGAGTGGAAAACCTTCCTCGATTCTCGCCATCAAGGCTCATATGATCTTGCTCGCGGGGGATGGTGCGCCGACTATAATGAACCGTCTTCCTTCCTGAACACTATGCTGTCAAACAGTAGCAACAACACGTCGCATTTTAAGAACAGCGATTTTGACGCGCTATTCGCCAAGTCCTTGCAGGTGAAAACGAATGAAGAACGTGCAGCGATTTATCAGCGGGCAGAGACGCTGTTGGATAAAGACGCGGTCATCGTTCCGGTTTATTACTATGCCAATATTCGGCTGGTGAAACCCTATGTCGGCGGGTTAACCGGTAGAGATCCGCTGGATAACGTTTACGTTAAAGATCTTTATATTATCAAGCATTAA
- the adhE gene encoding bifunctional acetaldehyde-CoA/alcohol dehydrogenase produces MAVTNVSELNALVKRVKKAQQEFANYTQEQVDKIFRAAALAAADARIPLAKMAVAESGMGIVEDKVIKNHFASEYIYNAYQDEKTCGVLSTDDNYGTITIAEPIGLICGIVPTTNPTSTAIFKALISLKTRNGIIFSPHPRAKNATNKAADIVLQAAIAAGAPKDIIGWIDQPSVELSNQLMHHPDINLILATGGPGMVKAAYSSGKPAIGVGAGNTPVVIDETADIKRAVASILMSKTFDNGVICASEQSVIVVDRVYDAVRERFASHGGYMLRGKELQAVQAILLKNGALNADIVGQPAPKIAEMAGITVPANTKVLIGEVTAVDESEPFAHEKLSPTLAMYRAVDFNDAVTKAEKLVAMGGIGHTSCLYTDQDNQQERINIFGNMMKTARILINTPASHGGIGDLYNFKLAPSLTLGCGSWGGNSISENVGPKHLINKKTVAKRAENMLWHKLPKSIYFRRGSLPVALEEVASDGAKRAFIVTDRFLFNNGYVDQVVNVLKQHGVETEVFFEVEADPTLSIVRKGAEQMNSFKPDIIIALGGGSPMDAAKIMWVMYEHPATHFEELALRFMDIRKRIYKFPKMGVKAKMIAITTTSGTGSEVTPFAVVTDDSTGQKYPLADYALTPDMAIVDANLVMNMPKSLCAFGGLDAVTHSLEAYVSVLANEYSDGQALQALKLLKENLPASYRDGAKNPVARERVHNAATIAGIAFANAFLGVCHSIAHKLGSEFHIPHGLANAMLICNVIRYNANDNPTKQTTFSQYDRPQARRRYAEIADHLNLTAPTDRTAQKIEKLLNWLEGMKTELGIPTSIREAGVQEADFLAKVDKLSEDAFDDQCTGANPRYPLISELKQILMDTYYGRKFSEDLAKEAVQPAVPAEKIVKQQPKKVTS; encoded by the coding sequence ATGGCCGTAACCAATGTTTCTGAACTTAACGCACTAGTGAAGAGAGTAAAAAAAGCGCAGCAGGAGTTTGCCAACTATACACAAGAGCAAGTCGATAAAATTTTCCGCGCAGCCGCACTCGCCGCTGCCGATGCGCGAATCCCGCTGGCGAAAATGGCTGTTGCCGAATCAGGCATGGGAATTGTGGAAGACAAGGTAATTAAAAACCATTTTGCTTCCGAATACATCTATAACGCCTATCAGGACGAAAAAACCTGTGGCGTGCTCTCTACCGATGACAACTATGGCACCATCACCATCGCGGAACCGATTGGTCTGATTTGCGGAATCGTACCGACAACCAATCCAACTTCTACAGCTATTTTCAAGGCGCTGATCAGCCTAAAAACCCGCAACGGGATCATCTTCTCCCCGCATCCACGGGCCAAAAACGCCACCAACAAAGCGGCGGATATCGTTCTGCAAGCCGCCATCGCCGCCGGTGCGCCCAAAGATATTATCGGCTGGATTGACCAGCCGTCGGTTGAACTGTCCAACCAGCTAATGCATCACCCGGATATCAACCTGATTCTGGCAACCGGTGGTCCTGGTATGGTGAAAGCCGCCTATAGCTCGGGTAAACCGGCAATCGGCGTTGGCGCGGGTAACACCCCGGTAGTGATCGATGAGACGGCCGACATCAAACGTGCCGTTGCCTCAATTCTGATGTCGAAAACGTTCGATAACGGCGTCATTTGCGCATCTGAGCAATCCGTTATTGTGGTTGATCGCGTCTATGACGCCGTTCGGGAACGTTTCGCTTCTCACGGCGGATACATGCTGAGAGGCAAAGAACTTCAGGCTGTTCAAGCGATTCTATTGAAAAACGGCGCGCTCAATGCAGATATTGTGGGCCAGCCAGCGCCGAAAATTGCAGAAATGGCCGGGATCACCGTGCCGGCCAACACGAAAGTGCTAATTGGCGAAGTGACTGCCGTCGATGAATCCGAACCGTTTGCCCACGAAAAACTGTCGCCTACGCTTGCCATGTATCGCGCTGTCGATTTTAACGATGCGGTTACCAAAGCGGAAAAACTGGTCGCCATGGGCGGGATCGGGCATACCTCATGCCTGTATACCGACCAGGACAACCAGCAGGAACGCATCAATATTTTCGGCAACATGATGAAAACCGCCCGTATTTTGATCAATACCCCTGCCTCTCATGGTGGTATCGGCGACCTGTATAATTTCAAACTCGCCCCGTCCCTGACGCTGGGTTGCGGTTCCTGGGGAGGTAACTCCATCTCGGAAAACGTCGGTCCGAAACACTTGATTAACAAGAAAACGGTAGCGAAGCGAGCAGAAAATATGTTATGGCATAAACTTCCCAAATCCATTTATTTCCGTCGCGGCTCCCTGCCCGTCGCGCTTGAAGAAGTCGCCTCCGACGGAGCCAAACGCGCGTTCATTGTGACCGACCGCTTCCTGTTCAATAACGGCTATGTCGATCAAGTGGTCAACGTGTTGAAACAGCACGGTGTGGAAACTGAGGTTTTCTTTGAGGTCGAAGCCGATCCGACACTAAGCATCGTGCGCAAAGGCGCAGAGCAAATGAACTCTTTTAAACCGGATATTATCATTGCGCTCGGTGGCGGTTCTCCGATGGATGCGGCGAAAATCATGTGGGTTATGTATGAGCACCCCGCCACCCACTTTGAAGAACTGGCGCTGCGCTTTATGGATATCCGTAAACGCATCTATAAGTTCCCGAAAATGGGCGTGAAGGCCAAGATGATCGCCATCACCACCACTTCCGGTACGGGTTCCGAAGTTACCCCGTTTGCGGTTGTGACCGATGATTCCACCGGACAGAAATATCCTTTGGCTGACTACGCATTGACGCCGGATATGGCCATCGTTGATGCCAATCTGGTGATGAATATGCCGAAATCTCTGTGCGCGTTTGGTGGTTTGGATGCCGTTACCCACTCACTGGAAGCCTATGTGTCCGTGCTGGCGAATGAGTATTCTGATGGTCAGGCATTGCAGGCGCTGAAGTTGCTGAAAGAAAACTTGCCGGCCAGCTATCGCGATGGCGCAAAAAATCCAGTGGCCCGCGAGCGAGTTCACAACGCTGCGACCATCGCCGGCATCGCCTTTGCCAACGCCTTCCTGGGTGTTTGTCACTCGATAGCGCATAAGTTGGGCTCGGAGTTCCACATTCCGCACGGTTTGGCGAATGCGATGTTGATCTGCAATGTTATCCGCTATAACGCGAATGATAACCCGACCAAGCAAACGACGTTCAGTCAATATGACCGTCCTCAGGCTCGTCGCCGTTATGCCGAAATCGCTGATCACCTGAATCTCACCGCCCCAACTGATCGTACCGCGCAGAAAATTGAAAAACTGCTGAACTGGCTGGAAGGAATGAAGACAGAGTTAGGCATCCCCACGTCCATCCGTGAAGCGGGAGTGCAGGAAGCGGATTTCCTGGCGAAAGTGGATAAACTGTCTGAAGATGCTTTCGACGATCAGTGCACTGGCGCAAATCCGCGTTATCCGCTGATTTCAGAACTGAAACAAATTCTGATGGACACGTACTATGGCCGTAAATTCTCTGAAGATCTGGCAAAAGAAGCGGTCCAACCAGCGGTGCCTGCGGAAAAAATCGTGAAACAACAACCAAAGAAAGTCACCAGTTGA